A window of the Danio aesculapii chromosome 10, fDanAes4.1, whole genome shotgun sequence genome harbors these coding sequences:
- the LOC130236838 gene encoding alpha-2B adrenergic receptor, which produces MNDSSCNSSSSRYSPEITAVFAITMTLIMLFTIFGNIMVIIAVLTCRSLRGPQNLFLVSLAAADILVATLVIPFSLAKELMGCWYFESLLCEIILALDVLFCTSSIIHLCAISLDRYLSISRPVQYGTQRTPRKIKGAIVIVWLISAIISFPPLVSMDKPHQVKGDPRTTCELNEDKWYILYSTIGSFFAPCLIMILVYVRIYQIAKKHTRCPPGEPRKDSAVGRELQNGKDGGVDSANNPNTAPSKSEAINQPPVLIESAQKTKRSRRCKENKEESSSSGSDVEVVGGHDANGTNSNIAALDTGNQTPAQSQSYRNIIATSKGSKLASAKATGTPNTRRKAMIVREKRFTFVLAVVIGVFIICWFPFFFSYSLQAICPEMCKVPEGLFTFFFWIGYCNSALNPLIYTIFNRDFRKAFKKILCKRCKDCSF; this is translated from the exons ATGAATGATTCCAGTTGCAATTCCAGCTCGTCCCGCTATTCCCCTGAAATAACAGCGGTGTTTGCCATCACAATGACTCTCATCATGCTCTTCACCATCTTCGGGAACATCATGGTAATCATCGCCGTCCTCACCTGCCGCTCTTTGCGAGGCCCTCAAAATCTTTTCTTGGTGTCTCTGGCAGCGGCGGACATTTTGGTGGCCACTTTAGTCATCCCGTTCTCCCTGGCTAAAGAATTAATGGGTTGCTGGTACTTCGAGTCATTGTTGTGCGAGATCATCCTCGCATTAGATGTGCTTTTTTGCACATCCTCCATCATTCACCTGTGCGCCATCAGCCTGGACCGCTACCTATCTATATCCCGACCTGTGCAGTATGGCACCCAGCGCACTCCTCGAAAAATTAAAGGCGCCATTGTTATTGTATGGCTCATTTCTGCCATCATCTCCTTCCCGCCTTTGGTCTCCATGGATAAACCCCATCAGGTGAAGGGTGACCCGCGAACAACATGCGAACTCAATGAGGATAAATGGTATATTCTGTACTCCACCATTGGGTCATTCTTCGCCCCATGCCTCATCATGATCCTGGTCTACGTTCGCATCTATCAGATTGCCAAGAAACACACAAGATGTCCTCCAGGAGAGCCGAGGAAAGACAGTGCAG taggACGGGAGCTTCAGAATGGCAAAGATGGAGGTGTTGACTCCGCAAACAATCCCAATACAGCTCCATCCAAATCTGAAGCCATAAACCAACCTCCGGTGCTAATTGAGAGTGCGCAGAAGACGAAACGCTCGAGGAGATGCAAGGAAAATAAAGAGGAGAGCTCAAGCTCTGGATCAGACGTTGAGGTTGTTGGCGGACATGATGCCAATGGGACGAACTCCAATATAGCGGCGCTGGACACCGGCAACCAGACTCCCGCACAATCCCAATCATATCGAAACATCATCGCTACGTCGAAGGGCAGCAAACTAGCCAGTGCTAAAGCAACAGGGACTCCGAACACCAGAAGGAAAGCCATGATCGTGCGTGAGAAGCGCTTTACGTTCGTCCTCGCTGTGGTCATTGGGGTTTTCATCATCTGCTGGTTCCCGTTTTTCTTCTCCTACAGCTTGCAGGCCATTTGTCCAGAGATGTGTAAAGTTCCAGAAGGACTTTTTACCTTCTTCTTCTGGATCGGCTACTGCAACAGCGCCCTGAACCCGCTCATCTACACAATCTTCAACAGAGACTTCCGGAAAGCCTTCAAGAAGATTCTGTGTAAGAGGTGCAAGGACTGCTCCTTCTGA